The Teredinibacter sp. KSP-S5-2 genome includes a window with the following:
- the rimO gene encoding 30S ribosomal protein S12 methylthiotransferase RimO, with the protein MTEKHSGRVGFVSLGCPKALVDSERILTQLKLDGYDVVPTYDQADVVVVNTCGFIDSAKQESLDAIGEAMKENGRVIVTGCMGADKDAILNVHPDVLAVSGPHQYESVVSAVHEYVPPNKEHNPFVDLVPPQGVKLTPRHYAYLKISEGCNHRCSFCIIPSMRGDLVSRPIGEVMDEAERLVQAGTQELLVVSQDTSAYGVDMKYRTGFWQGRPLKTKMYDLCNALSELGAWVRLHYVYPYPHVDDIMPLMAEGKILPYLDIPFQHASPSVLKAMKRPAHQEKTLERIHNWRKQCPELVLRSTFIVGFPGETDEDFEILLDWLKEAQLDRVGCFEYSPVDGATANDLPNQVPEELKQERKQRFMELQAEISASKLAEKVGYQMEILIDETDGEQAAGRSYADAPEIDGVVTVVDGGHLQPGQRVQVEITAADEYDLWGELVDYEAES; encoded by the coding sequence ATGACAGAGAAACATTCCGGCCGAGTTGGCTTCGTTAGCCTTGGCTGCCCCAAAGCATTGGTAGACTCAGAACGCATTCTTACCCAGCTGAAACTTGACGGTTACGATGTCGTACCTACCTACGACCAGGCTGATGTTGTAGTGGTAAATACCTGCGGTTTTATCGACAGCGCCAAACAGGAATCTCTGGATGCCATTGGTGAAGCCATGAAAGAAAATGGCCGTGTGATTGTGACCGGCTGTATGGGGGCCGATAAAGACGCCATTCTGAATGTACACCCGGATGTGCTTGCTGTTTCCGGCCCGCATCAATACGAAAGCGTGGTTTCCGCTGTGCACGAATACGTGCCACCAAATAAAGAACATAACCCCTTTGTCGACCTGGTGCCGCCTCAAGGGGTGAAGCTGACTCCCAGACACTATGCCTACCTGAAAATATCTGAAGGCTGTAACCACCGTTGTTCCTTCTGCATTATTCCATCCATGCGCGGCGACTTGGTCAGTCGACCAATCGGTGAGGTGATGGACGAAGCCGAACGTTTGGTACAGGCGGGCACACAAGAACTGTTAGTCGTTTCCCAGGACACCAGCGCCTACGGAGTGGATATGAAATACCGCACCGGCTTCTGGCAGGGGCGTCCGTTAAAAACCAAAATGTACGATCTGTGTAATGCGCTTTCCGAATTAGGTGCCTGGGTACGTTTGCATTATGTTTACCCTTACCCTCATGTGGATGACATCATGCCATTAATGGCGGAAGGGAAAATTCTGCCCTACCTTGATATCCCATTCCAGCATGCCAGCCCGTCGGTATTAAAAGCCATGAAACGTCCGGCGCATCAGGAAAAAACACTGGAGCGCATACATAACTGGCGTAAACAGTGCCCGGAACTGGTATTGCGTTCCACCTTTATTGTCGGCTTCCCTGGCGAAACCGATGAAGACTTTGAAATACTGTTGGACTGGCTGAAAGAAGCTCAGCTTGACCGTGTTGGCTGCTTTGAATATTCACCAGTCGATGGTGCCACCGCCAATGACCTGCCCAACCAAGTACCGGAAGAGCTGAAGCAGGAGCGCAAACAGCGCTTTATGGAGCTGCAAGCTGAAATCTCCGCTAGCAAGCTGGCAGAGAAAGTGGGTTACCAAATGGAAATCCTGATCGATGAGACCGACGGCGAACAGGCTGCCGGGCGGTCATATGCCGATGCGCCGGAAATCGATGGCGTGGTCACGGTTGTTGATGGTGGCCACCTGCAACCGGGGCAACGGGTTCAGGTGGAAATTACTGCCGCAGACGAATACGATCTTTGGGGCGAGTTAGTGGACTACGAGGCGGAATCTTAA
- a CDS encoding EAL domain-containing protein, whose product MSDTRSSSSADNVNERLVSILLDTNNSEEYLRTVLEYVPVLVSAVDLEGNVKFASQHHTLLAGVSDDLNDIQKEADLYPALVQSRVENMAMEAALNQPAEAWELSAKHKDGSMHHYHMHRLYVKRDTDTIIYSIGTDVTEFKLAERALRDHKSRIDYMAFHDPLTGLANRSLFYDRANKSLSRANRSHSTIALLLIDLDRFKLINDSFGHDFGDAFLKKAAQHLLDELRDTDTVARLGGDEFVVILENIRDVEDVEKIAGKILKSLAEPMTIQGHDISCSGSIGISMYPNHGKGIDQLLKNADAAMYNAKNAGKNCYQFFVHAMTDNAVNYLLLENDLRRAIECNEMKLFYQPQVDLNTGRIVGLEALVRWQHKDRGLVSPVHFIPLAEETGLINQLGEWVLSHACERFQAWLMQGIHFGKVAVNISMRQFRQDHFEQTVVRVLTESKLAPQYLELEITESSAMENASVTAEMLGCLSKMGLSLAIDDFGTGYSSLAYLQQFPIHKLKIDRSFVSDIDTNNSDASIAKSIIDLAHNMQLQVIAEGVERPAQSRWLIDRGCDQVQGFYYCKPLAEEELLALVEDHTRVIKDAAGVRFIL is encoded by the coding sequence ATGTCAGACACTCGGAGTTCCTCATCCGCTGACAACGTAAACGAACGACTTGTGTCCATACTACTGGACACGAACAACTCAGAAGAATACCTGCGCACGGTGCTGGAGTATGTGCCCGTGCTGGTTTCTGCGGTCGATCTGGAAGGCAACGTCAAGTTTGCCAGCCAACACCACACCCTACTTGCCGGGGTGAGCGACGACCTGAACGATATCCAAAAAGAAGCCGACCTCTACCCGGCGCTGGTACAAAGCCGGGTGGAAAACATGGCCATGGAGGCAGCTTTAAACCAGCCCGCTGAAGCCTGGGAGCTGAGCGCCAAACATAAAGACGGCTCCATGCATCACTACCACATGCATCGTCTCTACGTAAAAAGAGACACCGACACCATTATCTACAGCATTGGTACCGACGTTACCGAATTTAAACTGGCCGAGCGTGCACTGCGTGACCATAAATCGCGTATCGACTACATGGCCTTTCACGACCCCTTAACCGGGTTAGCCAATCGCTCACTCTTTTACGACCGCGCAAATAAAAGCCTTTCACGAGCCAATCGCAGCCATTCCACCATTGCTTTACTGCTCATCGACCTGGATCGATTCAAATTAATTAATGACAGCTTTGGCCATGATTTTGGTGATGCCTTCCTGAAAAAAGCCGCCCAACATTTATTGGACGAACTCAGAGACACCGACACCGTGGCGCGCTTGGGTGGCGATGAATTTGTGGTGATTCTGGAAAACATCCGCGATGTGGAAGACGTGGAAAAAATTGCCGGCAAAATTCTGAAGTCCCTGGCCGAACCCATGACCATTCAAGGACACGATATTTCCTGCTCGGGCAGTATCGGTATTAGCATGTACCCCAATCATGGGAAAGGAATTGATCAGCTATTAAAAAATGCTGACGCAGCCATGTACAACGCCAAAAACGCCGGCAAAAACTGCTACCAGTTTTTTGTCCATGCCATGACCGATAATGCAGTGAATTATTTACTACTGGAAAATGATTTGCGCCGGGCGATTGAATGCAACGAAATGAAATTGTTTTATCAACCTCAGGTTGATTTGAACACGGGAAGAATTGTCGGCCTGGAAGCCCTGGTGCGTTGGCAACATAAAGATAGAGGCCTGGTTTCCCCGGTACACTTTATTCCACTGGCGGAAGAAACCGGCTTAATAAATCAACTGGGCGAGTGGGTGCTCAGCCATGCCTGTGAGCGGTTTCAAGCCTGGTTAATGCAGGGTATTCATTTTGGCAAAGTCGCCGTAAATATTTCCATGCGCCAATTTCGTCAGGACCATTTCGAACAAACCGTGGTTCGTGTATTAACCGAAAGCAAATTGGCCCCGCAATATCTGGAATTGGAAATCACCGAAAGCTCGGCAATGGAAAACGCATCCGTTACCGCAGAAATGTTAGGTTGCTTAAGTAAAATGGGCTTGTCTCTCGCCATTGACGATTTCGGTACCGGTTATTCCTCACTGGCCTACTTACAACAATTTCCTATTCATAAATTAAAAATCGACCGCAGTTTTGTTAGCGATATAGATACCAATAACAGCGACGCCTCTATTGCAAAATCGATTATCGATTTGGCCCACAACATGCAATTACAGGTTATTGCCGAAGGTGTCGAACGGCCGGCACAATCACGCTGGTTAATTGATCGCGGCTGTGACCAAGTGCAAGGGTTCTATTATTGCAAACCCCTCGCCGAAGAAGAATTGCTCGCGCTGGTAGAAGACCACACCCGCGTGATCAAAGACGCAGCAGGTGTGCGATTTATCCTATAA
- a CDS encoding acyl-CoA thioesterase — protein MRSHETEMTVLVTPEMSNFGGKMHGGELLKLLDQVAYTCAMRYCGHYVVTLSVQKVLFKQPIHIGELLNFNASVNYTGKTSMEVGIQVIAEDIEKQVVRHTNSCYFNMVAVDSDGKPTQIEPLVPATEDQKRRWNDALERRKRL, from the coding sequence ATGCGCAGCCACGAAACAGAAATGACCGTACTCGTTACCCCCGAAATGAGCAACTTCGGTGGTAAAATGCACGGTGGGGAACTATTAAAACTACTCGACCAAGTCGCCTACACCTGCGCCATGCGATACTGCGGCCACTATGTAGTCACACTTTCTGTACAAAAAGTATTATTTAAACAACCCATCCACATTGGCGAACTCCTCAACTTCAATGCCTCCGTAAACTACACCGGGAAAACCTCCATGGAAGTGGGCATACAAGTCATCGCAGAAGATATTGAAAAACAAGTCGTGCGCCACACCAACTCCTGTTACTTCAATATGGTAGCCGTCGACTCCGATGGCAAACCGACGCAAATAGAACCTCTAGTACCCGCAACGGAAGATCAAAAAAGACGTTGGAACGACGCCCTGGAAAGAAGAAAGCGGCTTTAA
- a CDS encoding DUF5992 family protein codes for MKIEAYNRTYSTAIQALSTGMEVDIYNYIDSACSKVFYIKVKNS; via the coding sequence GTGAAAATCGAAGCGTATAATAGAACATATTCTACAGCAATTCAGGCGTTATCCACAGGGATGGAAGTTGATATTTATAATTATATTGATTCGGCTTGCAGTAAGGTATTTTATATAAAGGTTAAAAATAGTTAA
- a CDS encoding M28 family peptidase, translating to MLSRMIKISLYVIATLSVCSIGIVLLISRPTYVFSVDDKTEEFIDLEKLKEHVLHLSTTFVPRNSSNLEDLNSASEYIKNKLSETTKNVTYQEYNVGDRRYRNVIASFGPETEEVTIVGAHYDAYSELPGADDNASGVAGLIELGRLLNTVELKQQVLLVAYTLEEPPYFASENMGSFVHASSLEGKKVRIMISLEMIGYFSDKPDSQDFPISLLSLVYPNQGNFIAIVDKFKTNDAVGLKSSINKYTDLPAYSINAPINIVGIDFSDHRNYWHFGYPAVMVTDTSFYRNKAYHTEHDTYDRLNYKLMAKVVFGVFKYVQEINGKT from the coding sequence ATGTTATCAAGAATGATAAAGATTAGTTTGTATGTCATTGCAACCTTAAGTGTTTGCTCTATAGGTATTGTTCTACTTATTTCTCGCCCAACTTATGTATTCAGTGTCGATGATAAAACTGAAGAATTTATCGATCTCGAAAAACTCAAAGAACATGTGTTGCATTTGAGTACCACCTTCGTACCTAGAAATAGTTCAAATCTAGAGGACCTAAACAGCGCATCAGAATATATAAAAAATAAATTATCCGAAACTACAAAAAATGTGACTTATCAAGAATATAACGTAGGCGATAGACGCTACAGAAACGTAATAGCAAGCTTTGGTCCTGAGACAGAAGAAGTTACGATAGTTGGGGCTCACTACGATGCATATTCGGAGTTGCCCGGCGCTGACGATAATGCGAGTGGCGTTGCGGGCCTGATAGAGTTAGGTAGGCTCTTGAATACCGTTGAGCTTAAACAACAAGTCTTACTTGTCGCTTATACATTGGAAGAGCCCCCATATTTTGCTAGCGAAAATATGGGAAGTTTTGTACATGCATCTTCTTTGGAAGGTAAGAAAGTCCGGATCATGATCTCACTTGAAATGATTGGGTACTTCAGTGATAAACCTGATTCACAAGACTTCCCAATATCCTTGTTGAGTTTAGTATATCCAAATCAAGGCAATTTTATTGCGATAGTGGATAAATTCAAAACGAATGATGCCGTGGGGTTAAAATCATCGATAAATAAATATACAGATCTGCCTGCTTATTCTATCAATGCACCTATTAATATTGTTGGTATCGACTTTTCCGATCACAGAAACTACTGGCATTTCGGTTACCCGGCGGTCATGGTAACTGATACGTCATTTTACAGGAATAAGGCATATCATACTGAGCATGACACCTATGATCGACTTAACTATAAATTAATGGCGAAGGTGGTGTTTGGTGTGTTCAAGTATGTCCAGGAGATCAATGGCAAAACATAG
- a CDS encoding energy transducer TonB, with the protein MTRIIAIFIMLLGLPCYGEVDACSGLEEVYTPQPKYPTYEQVKHILPGTSYVHVFVEGYVKVKFTVLTDGTVKNVLIIESDNRPTRKVNQSMEGFLEINVVPTVSNWKYKPIAAPCENEHKFRYELADNV; encoded by the coding sequence ATGACCAGAATAATTGCAATATTCATAATGCTTTTGGGGCTTCCTTGTTACGGTGAGGTGGACGCATGCTCTGGTCTGGAAGAGGTTTATACGCCACAGCCTAAATATCCGACTTATGAGCAGGTAAAACACATACTCCCTGGGACGAGTTACGTTCATGTTTTCGTCGAAGGTTATGTCAAAGTTAAGTTTACCGTTCTAACTGATGGAACTGTTAAGAACGTACTTATTATTGAATCTGATAATCGTCCAACGAGAAAGGTTAATCAATCGATGGAAGGCTTTCTTGAAATTAATGTTGTGCCAACTGTAAGTAATTGGAAATATAAGCCAATTGCAGCTCCGTGTGAAAATGAGCATAAGTTTCGGTACGAACTTGCAGATAATGTGTAA
- a CDS encoding macro domain-containing protein translates to MKFKLVAFNLDLFYAWKKYFGNLDDFEIIDGDILKEDGDAIVSPANSFGYMDGGLDLKYSKHFGWDLESKLRSVLEEKYFGEIPVGNAIIIETGIERVPFLVSAPTMRVPSNVSDTVNAYLAFKGIIQACLTHNMKSSRKIETVLCPGLATGEGKMPAEICAKQMYMAYRTVLGGQMLKQGGLAAAVNNHMQLLNVENK, encoded by the coding sequence TTGAAATTTAAGCTTGTAGCTTTCAATTTGGACCTGTTTTATGCATGGAAAAAATATTTCGGAAATCTCGACGATTTCGAAATAATTGATGGAGATATTTTAAAGGAAGATGGCGATGCTATAGTTAGTCCTGCGAATAGCTTTGGTTACATGGATGGGGGGCTTGACCTGAAATATAGTAAACACTTTGGTTGGGATCTGGAGTCAAAATTGAGGTCTGTGTTGGAGGAAAAGTATTTTGGGGAGATTCCAGTTGGTAATGCGATTATTATCGAAACGGGTATAGAAAGGGTGCCTTTTTTAGTAAGCGCACCAACCATGCGGGTTCCATCAAATGTTTCAGATACTGTTAATGCATACTTGGCATTTAAAGGAATTATACAGGCGTGTCTTACGCATAATATGAAGAGCAGCCGAAAAATAGAAACTGTTTTGTGTCCCGGGCTTGCAACTGGTGAGGGAAAAATGCCAGCCGAAATATGTGCAAAGCAAATGTATATGGCATATAGAACAGTGTTAGGCGGTCAAATGCTTAAACAAGGCGGTTTGGCTGCGGCCGTAAATAATCATATGCAGCTTCTAAATGTAGAAAATAAGTAA
- a CDS encoding energy transducer TonB translates to MKFIGLVLIVMLSPMGYSEPDWEDMYSFFIAEFENKAESGEVQSAYSGYALLLNHGLLKPSRKAIDLVCESMIEVVPIEEVEELEKSILVCGRERLEPWLADRQYLAWKDSKQKSVPRLKLPWWAKFRKFDGNVTIEFQVDKLGKPINIEVLAADKKILIKPSIEALEKTRYEPATFYGEKMISKKRKFKFSWVAE, encoded by the coding sequence GTGAAATTTATTGGTTTAGTATTGATAGTGATGCTTTCCCCCATGGGCTATTCAGAGCCGGATTGGGAAGATATGTACTCTTTCTTTATTGCGGAGTTTGAAAATAAGGCAGAATCAGGAGAGGTGCAATCGGCATACTCCGGGTATGCCTTATTACTGAATCACGGATTATTAAAGCCAAGTCGAAAAGCGATCGACCTGGTTTGTGAATCAATGATTGAGGTAGTCCCCATTGAGGAGGTTGAAGAGCTTGAAAAATCTATCCTCGTGTGCGGTAGAGAGCGTCTTGAACCTTGGTTGGCAGATAGACAGTATTTAGCTTGGAAAGATTCAAAGCAAAAGTCTGTGCCCCGTCTCAAGTTGCCTTGGTGGGCAAAATTTCGAAAGTTTGATGGTAACGTAACTATAGAGTTTCAAGTTGATAAGCTAGGTAAACCAATAAATATCGAGGTACTTGCGGCAGATAAAAAGATACTCATTAAACCTTCTATTGAAGCATTGGAAAAGACGCGATATGAACCGGCTACTTTCTATGGTGAAAAAATGATATCCAAAAAAAGGAAGTTTAAATTTAGCTGGGTAGCAGAATAA